The Astatotilapia calliptera chromosome 19, fAstCal1.2, whole genome shotgun sequence DNA segment tcagaaaacATGTTAAATATCAGTGAATATCAGAGTTCCATTGCGTGTGCATGTTGTTACAAAACACAAGACCAATATGGGTGTCGGTTAGCTCACAGCATGAACATGCAACCATATGCCGCAGCGGCCCAGGTTTGATTCAGATCCACAGCCCTTTGCTGCTCATCTTAACTACTTTCCTGTCTACCGGCCactgtaaaaatgttaaaagcCAACCTAAAAATGCATGTTAAAAAACCTAAGACCCATATAAAATACTAAAGTAGCACTAATTAAGTGGTAAGAATTTACTTAGTGGTGGAATTCAGTGTTTCGCAGAGTtggaaatcattttaaaagacaatttcacactttttttaaaaatacattcttCTCATATTTTAAACAGTTCCAGTTATTTCTCAAAAATATTACCTGTGAAATCGTTTCGAAGACTTATCAGTCATtccattttaattaaaacattttaaatactaGGATAAACTTAAATATCAGGCTTAAATAACAACCTTGATTGTGCTGAATTATGTCGATGTGTCTATCTTTCCACAGAGAGGCCTTTCTTATTGTAAAATAAGGAGGAAATAGATTTTGATAAGACTTCAGTTTTAAGAGATAACAACACGATATGTCAAGGTAACATTTGAGCCACAAATTAGCCTTGGTCGAACTTCAATCAGTCAATATATACAAAATGCGTgtgtatgtacacacacattttggGGGGAGGAGATCAGACAAGGGCAGTGTTCACTTCACAGCCATTGTATACAAGAAGAATGATTACGCTGATTAGTAACTCTTCTTGTGTATACAGAGACTCGTGAGAATTGTATTTGAACCTGTACTTGAAGACTTGAAGATATCTTTGAaggccataaaaataaaaataaaacatctatgGGAATGTAACGTTCACGCTGCTGATTACACGCCGGGAAATCCAAAATCTGTATTATTTGATCCCTTCTTCTTGCTGACTTTACATGCCTATCAGAGAGAAACCAGTAAGCTGTAACGTTGATTATCTAGCTGTAATAACTACTCACAGAGGTCATTTTTAATTGGAGATTCGCTAAAATGGCTAGTTAACGATAGCCAATAATGTAATAACGATAGAGCAGGCTGCGACCGCTGCGGGTGGTTAGCGCTGGGTAAGTTACGTAACCCAAATTTCAAATGGTTCCTGAAAAGGTCCCTTAAAAGAAAGACACTTACCTGCTATGAACGCAAGATAATTTTCTTAATTTGGGGGTTCTCGAGTCGGGTTTAAACCCGGGTGCTTTCTCCTCTTTGTTGTTCCTGTGTTCTCGCAATACATCCGGCCGCTGCTGCAAACTACTTCCTGTAGAGTCAGCGAATGTTCAGGATCAAAAAACAGTTCGAGATTTGTTTGTAGTCTTTATTGTTTTGCCAACCTCGTcgaattaaataaattctaaggATGAAATGTTAGCTTTTATCGCCATACCGAAGCAGTAATAAGAAACCGAAACAAATAGCTTGAATTAAAATAGCGCATTTTGTTCTCAGCTGGTTGTTCTTCCGGGTAACAGAGGAGACGACGCAAGGAGCTAAGAAAATCTGCAGAGAGCTACTCAAAAGCGTCAGAAAACATGGTTAGTACGTTTTGATGCACTGTTTGCAGGAATGATTTGTACGAAGAGCAAAAGCAGTGCGTCGGTTTTAGCGGGTCATTTCAGCAGAGCCGGGTTTGTTGTAAAAACGATTTGTAACGCATAGTTAGCATGAGTGGGCGTTTGGCTCCAACAAACCTCTGAAGACATGAAGCACATTCACGACTGAGAGACTAGCAGCCTGAGgcgaaaatattattttaattacttttattaACAGTTTTTTGCCACTTGCTTATCGCCTAAAGATAGTTTTACTTAGCACTTAGACGAATAGTTTGCTGTAGGCTTAGGTGTAGGTCTATTTGTTTATAATTCATTTCAAAATGGGCCGTTTggattttgaaacatttttgtcaattttttaaattgttgttgtggttggccCCCAAAAATGTCCACTGTTCTTAATATTCCTCCATCAGTCCTAAATTTTCATGAGAATTAGTCATTCTAGGTTAATGAGCCAGATAAGATTCTAAAATTGCGTAGTTtttacaaacaaaaccaaaatattGCATTTTAATATACCATGTGTAATAACTTGATTATAACAGATGGAATGTATTTGTTGAATGTaatgtagttatttatttaatactcAATGTGCCTTATATTGAAAGacaattacattaaataaaagtaaaaatgtttgaaaattagTAACGTAAGTGAcagaactgtgcaaaagtcttaagccaCTCCTCATTTAATTATGTTTTGCTTCCAGTCAGCCAGAAATTTCTGTACTATTTTTAAGGGGTTCTTGAGCAGCAGTCCTCCAGTCTCACACAGGGTTAAAATAGTAATTTTGCACCATCAAGATGACTACAAAGAGTTAgtagctgaaaacttggcatatcgtAGCATGCCGTGCAGAGTGCATGGAAGAAAATTGAGGAAACCTGACAAAATAAGTGGTAGGATATAACTTTCAGACCAGATATCTGAAAGTTATATCCTTAAGaaatagcaaataaataaataaatccaacaaAGACCCGACACAGGATCTGAGAGATGCATTTGACCCTTTAGTTgttccatctactgttcactgggtTCATCAGaagtggtctcagtggaagggtgggtAATAAGAAGCTATTCTTAAGATgggtaaacaggaagaaaaggctgaggtattcCATATTATACAAaacctggactgaaaatcagtgggaaCAGGTCTTATGAAGAAAATTTGACGTTTTTTGTACAAATTATCATTAATATGAGGAGGACTCAGGAGAAAGTGACCACAGTGAGTGTTTTGcagtttggggctgcatttcagccagtacAATTGAGAAATTTGTCCAATTTGATAGAATTATGAACACAATTAGCACAGATGTTGATCTACTACGTAAAACCATCAGCAgtgcatctgattggcaacaccttaatttttcagcatgacaatgacccaaaatggtaaatggtaaatggcttgtatttatatagcgctttactagtccctaaggaccccaaagcgctttacatatccagtcatccacccattcacacactggtgatggcagctacattgtaaccacagccaccctggggcgcactgacagaggcgaggctgccggacactggcgccaccgggccctctgaccaccaccaaaaaaacacaagcaatacagtaaaagcatacctgggtAGAAGAACACACTGtagaacactatcagtcatggattggcctccccagagcccaggcCTCATTATTACTGAAGCATTGTTGTATCATGTTGACATggattgggaaaaaaaaaagtagccaaCATCCAAACAATGGCGTTGAATCTCCTTCAAAGAGCCCTGCAGAGCTATTCCCAAAGACATGACAAGAAGCCTAAGATGGTCAgagcaaatattgactttcgTGCTTCTTAGAACTATAAACTGTTTTTGCCTCAGATTCTATATTCACACAGAAGTACACCCccacaaactaacaaaaaagacatttgaaGATGTTGAATAGAGAAGGTGACTTGTATTATCAGACTAACAAtaagtattttgtttttcagtctcacACCATACTTCTGGTACAGCCCACCAAGAGGCCGGAGGGAAGGACCTACGCTGATTATGAGTCAGTCAATGAGTGTATGGAGGGTAAGCTGGTGGTTTGTTCTTTTGTGTATTGCCTTTTCTTTCAGTGATATGTAATTCCACTCCACACTTCCAGGCTTTCATTGTTTACATGTACACAGCTTACGTGCATCCACCTGGAATTTTAGTCAAACTTAGTGAAGTTTCCATGATATTTCCTATCTATCTTGAGTCTGTAGTGTTAAAATATTAAGGGAAACTGGTTATTTTCACCCGACATGTATGCAACTTGTGTTTACTTACATGAGAAAACTTTTGGTTGTAGTGGTCAGGCAGTTCAACTAAAACTGTCCAGTAAACTCTGGTCATTTGACAAGTAATTGTCAAATAAGCATTTCATATGGTAATAATCTCCTGTTTCTAGTAGCACAGTTATCTTTCTTTGACTTTAGGAAGGAATTAATCTGTtatcttattatttttactgcagTATTTCTAATCATAGACTTTTCAGgtatttattttgtaaggtaTTCCTTATTTGCATCAGAAATCAAAACATTGTCAAGTGAATATGGAAATATTTACTCACTGTGAGTGTAACATAGCATATTTTCCCCTGGCAGGTGTATGCAAGATGTATGAGGAGCATTTAAAGAGAATGAACCCCAACAGTCCGTCGATAACATACGATATCAGCCAGCTGTTTGACTTTATTGATGACCTGGCTGACCTCAGCTGTTTGGTGTAAGTTTCatgttaaattattaaattgttTGTCATATCCAGCCCTGTGTATGTCTTCTAAACCTATGTATGTGCAAAGCATAATTAACTGATGGTACAGAAtgatcagttttttaaaaaaaactagagGAGTCAATAGAGTGTTAAAAGTGTTTGCCACATCAGTGCATTCAGTTCACGATTCTGCTTGCTAAATCTGCTGggcaggacagatttaaaaagggGGGTGGGgttctataaaaaaaaagagaaataagtcttgatgcatgctcaatcatccaggtaaagaaatcccaaaaagttgattctgttcatctggatgtggcGTTTTCAGTGGAGGAATCGTTTCATCACTCAAATGACTTTTTCAATCTGAGCTgaatgcaggtttccccaaccttataaaccgTGGAACCATGGAACGTgtcctctctggtggggaaggagcctcaGCTAGtgtgtgaggttgagaggtactggCTGGATAAGGTCAGGCTCACCTAAGCGCACGCACAGCTTAGGCTCCAGAACCAATCTCGTGGAAAGGGCCCGGACTCTTTCTCAGTCGGGAGTTGCccttggtgagaggcggcggccTGGGGTGGGTATCTTAGCATCCACTCGGCTTGCTGCTTGTACAGTGGGGTTTTTCCCAGTGggtgagagggtttgttccctgcaccTTCTGGTTGGGGAACAGGTCTTGACTATTGTCTGCTCCTATGCGCTGAACGACAGTTCAGAGTACCAAGCCTTCTTTGGAGTCCCTGGGTTGGAGTGTttgagggtgctccacctggagactctttCTTTTTACTGGGAGACTTGAATGCTGACGTGGGTAACGACGGTGAGAACTGGAGGGGAGTGACTGGGAAGAACGACCTACCAGATCTGAATCCGAGTGGTGTTCtcttattggacttctgtgcaatatatgtgaggtcactgaggcataTTATCAATTCCTTGGTGGCAGGGCCCTTGTGGTGGATAGGGTTCgccctgagttcctgaaggaCTTGGCCCACATAACTGGCAATAAGTCAGACCCCAGTGAGTTTTGGACTCTGCCAGGGCTGCCTTGGCATCTTGTGgtggcctccagctcacactggagTGGTTTGCACCCAAGTGTGACGCacaggaatgagaatcagcactcCAAGTCTGAAGCCATGGTCCTCGGCCggaaaaagggtggagtgcccactcctgGTCAGTGACCAGTTACtttaactcctccacttggggcagtaTCTTGGGTTCTTTTCACAAGTGAGAGaacgggagatcgacagaccgATTGTTGCTGTGGCTACAGTGATATGGGCACTGTACTGGTCAGTCGAAGTGAAAAGGAGGTTGAGAATAAAAGCAAAGTTCTCAATTTACTGGTCAGTCTATGTCCCTGCCATCACCTGTTGTCAGGAGCCTTgagtagtgaccaaaagaaagaGATTGTggataaaagcagtgaaaattagCTTTCTCCAAAGGGTAGCCTAACCCTTCCCTTAGAGAGGGTGaggagttcggccatccgggaatGGAACAGAGTAGAGGCGCTACTCCACCACATCGttaggagccagttgaggtggttcggacaTCTTAAAAGGATGCCTCCTGaatgaggtgttctgggcatgtcccactgggaggaagtcctggggcagacccaggacatacTGGAGAggttatatctctcagctggcctggaaaCACCTTGGtgttggggagagggaggtctgggtttctctgcttaggctgctccCCCTGCAACTTGGCcttggataagcggaagaagatggatggataggtCAGTACATGGACTgtgcgctcaaaccagcgtttctccctgtccaggatgcgTACATCCTTATCATTGAAATAGtggccactggcctgtaggtgtaaatagactgcagagtcccctggcctgacgagttagctcttctgtgtCATGCTATCCACTTAGCCAAAGGTTGTTTCGTTGCCTTGATGTCTTAATCATGGCaggtttgtgtcgggggaccggATCCTTGTGGTGGACCAATTTTTAGCGCGGCATGTTTTGGGGATGTTTGTGGATGTGTTATGCTCCAGGTAGTCCAGGAAGGATGAAGGACAAGTGCTACCTAAGTGAAAATCTTTAGTGATCCCTtgtgtgtcaggagtatcggaagaGTTTAGATGCATTTTCTCTAGACACCACATCTCTGTGGCTTTCAAACCTCACAGCCCATCATtcatcagtggtgctagtttaagtcattatgcaaatttactgtttataagagactgagactgaagaagtcgcttggatgagtgacaTTTCACCCACTGAAAACAGTACAgccaaatgaacagaatcaactttttggggcAATAAGACAAGTGATTAAGAAATGAGATGAATGCTGCAGAAACTCGTTAATCTCTGGATTCATCACACAGAgcagtgaaatgtgttttaattcaagttaattattttatctCTGAGTGCGCTCTCAGGGATGCTGTTTATTCTAAAGTGATAGCAGCAAATTAGAGCTCTAAAACTTTTaaccagatacattaacataTTAAATGCTACTGTCCCACAGCCTGATAGAGGAGATGTAGAAATCACTTTAGTTTCTCGGCAGATCAAagtgaaataattttttttgattgAACAGGTAttcttgctgtgtgttctgtattTTAGTAGCTGCAGTTCCACCAGGCTAAATGAGGCTTAACCGCAGATTAGGACCAAATATAACAACATTTATGTAATTTATGCATCGCAAAATTAATAAAAGTGCATTTCCATGACAATGTGGTGTCCAGTTTGcactttatttactgtttttagGTTCAGCTTAACAAAATGCACATATAAACTTATTTCTCCAGCAAAGGATCTATATTGTGCTTACAGCATGCTGTAAGTAAAAGAATCAGTGAAAACATGTCACTTTCACACTATTTTAAAACCAAAGCTGCTCCCCAGGTTATGTGTTCAGCATAAGTTATCATGGCGATTTAACCAGGTAAAAAGAGAGCCACCCGCGACATAGAAAATAACTGTCCAACCTATTAATCTCATTTCATTGTACACCCTTCAGGTGTAAGAATTTAGATGAGCAATGTTgacagacttaaaaaaaaaaaagatattacaGTTATAATGGCACACttgatgttttgtatttttaaagaaaaacagatcagCCCCTCCTCGAGCTAAAATCTGTCCTCAAATTATTTAGAACCCATATCTTTTGATGATGACAAATCAATGACAGTCCTTTTTTTCTCAATCTTTT contains these protein-coding regions:
- the LOC113012060 gene encoding enhancer of rudimentary homolog, with product MSHTILLVQPTKRPEGRTYADYESVNECMEGVCKMYEEHLKRMNPNSPSITYDISQLFDFIDDLADLSCLVYRADTQTYQPYNKDWIKEKIYVLLRRQAQQAAQ